The genome window CGAGGGCGAGGTGGAAGCGCTGCTGGCGCGGGCCCGCGCCGCGGGGGTCATCCGCGTCGTGACCATCGGGGTGGACCCGGAAACCTCCCGCCGGGCGGTGGAGCTGGCCCGTAAGTACCCCTTCGACGTCTCGGCCGCAGTGGGCGTGTCGCCGCACGACGCCGGAACCTACGACGAAGCCGTCGCCGCGGAGCTGGAGAGCCTGGCCGGGGAACCGGGGGTGGTCGCCTGGGGCGAGATAGGCCTGGACTACCACCACGACCGCGCGCCCCGCGAAGTCCAGCGGCGTGTGTTCCTGGACCAGCTCCGGCGCGCGCGCGACCAGGGGCTCCCCGCGGTCGTCCACTGCCGCGAGGCCCACGCCGACCTCGCGGGCTGCCTGGAGGAGGCGGAAAGTTACCCCGGATTGGAAGAGCCGCCCCGCGGCGTGCTGCACTGCTTCTCCGGGACGGCGGATGACGCCCGACGAGCCGTCGCCCTGGGGTACATGATCGGCATCGGCGGCGTGGTGACCTTCGCCAACGCCGGGGCGCACCGCGAGGTGGTCCGGTCGCTGCCGCCGGAATCGGTGGTGCTGGAGACCGACGCGCCCTACCTCGCGCCACAGCCCCACCGGGGCAAGCGCAACGAGCCGGCCTACGTGCGCCTGACGGCGGAAAGGGTGGCCGAGCTGCACGGGGCGGGATTGGGGGAAATCGCCCCGGTCACCACGGCCAACGCCCGCCGGCTGTTCAGGCTGCCGGAGCCCGAGGGCTTCGGGGGTGCTCCGGCATACGCCCTGGGCCGCAACC of bacterium contains these proteins:
- a CDS encoding TatD family hydrolase, translating into MSETVFDPTPALVDTHAHLDDPRFEGEVEALLARARAAGVIRVVTIGVDPETSRRAVELARKYPFDVSAAVGVSPHDAGTYDEAVAAELESLAGEPGVVAWGEIGLDYHHDRAPREVQRRVFLDQLRRARDQGLPAVVHCREAHADLAGCLEEAESYPGLEEPPRGVLHCFSGTADDARRAVALGYMIGIGGVVTFANAGAHREVVRSLPPESVVLETDAPYLAPQPHRGKRNEPAYVRLTAERVAELHGAGLGEIAPVTTANARRLFRLPEPEGFGGAPAYALGRNLYLNPTSRCTNDCAFCVRRRRLGLGGYRLWLDREPGAGDLIEAVGDPASYDEVVFCGFGEPLLSAQIVAETARWLKERGARVRVNTNGTAHLARGETAAGLLEPLRGLVDEFSVSLNAADAAGYVKICRPVFGEAAFTAVLDFTRTAVGLGFAVTASAVALPDTDLAPVERLAAGLGARFRARTYKND